From Deinococcus planocerae, the proteins below share one genomic window:
- a CDS encoding MFS transporter — MLDPSHGQRSLVWTLAVLTTVSYGALYYAQPLLAVAAEHERGWSRTQTGLAFTLALLVTALIAPGVGRALDARGGRVLVGGGAVLGGLAFLLLAWTDHYPLFVLGWLLAGVAMALTFYEAAFTVLGQQVSGAARIRATLTITLVAGLASTIFVPLTTALLGASGLSGALIGLAALLLVAGLLSWRVLPPTGQAAPGAARPAFLPDASFRRLTLAFTLARIVTVGVGLQLAPLLLAAGYTPGLAAALTGLLGLAALPGRVLFVPLLSRLGALPLTLLLFAGLGLGALLLHFPASLALAGVGIVTFGLASGALTLARAEVLARQYPAEVFGAANGRMARPVNLAQAGTPLLVGWLYTVSSGYGWSLTLLGVLAALAVWVLWGNTVPADVASRT, encoded by the coding sequence ATGCTTGACCCCTCTCACGGCCAGCGTTCCCTGGTGTGGACGCTGGCCGTCCTCACGACCGTCAGCTACGGCGCCCTGTACTACGCCCAGCCCCTCCTCGCGGTCGCCGCTGAGCACGAACGCGGGTGGTCCCGCACTCAGACCGGCCTGGCCTTCACCCTCGCCCTGCTGGTCACGGCGCTGATTGCTCCGGGGGTGGGTCGCGCCCTCGACGCTCGTGGGGGCCGGGTACTGGTTGGCGGCGGCGCGGTCCTGGGCGGCCTCGCCTTCCTGCTCCTGGCGTGGACAGACCACTACCCGCTGTTCGTCCTTGGTTGGCTGCTTGCGGGCGTGGCAATGGCCCTGACCTTCTACGAGGCCGCCTTCACCGTCCTGGGGCAACAAGTGAGCGGCGCTGCCCGGATTCGGGCCACCCTGACCATCACGCTCGTCGCGGGGCTGGCGAGCACGATCTTCGTGCCGCTCACGACCGCCCTGCTGGGGGCAAGCGGCCTCTCTGGGGCGCTCATCGGTCTCGCGGCGCTGCTGCTGGTGGCGGGCCTGCTGAGTTGGCGGGTCCTGCCTCCCACGGGACAGGCGGCGCCGGGCGCCGCCCGTCCCGCCTTTCTCCCGGACGCCTCCTTCCGGCGGCTGACCCTGGCCTTCACGCTGGCGCGGATCGTGACGGTGGGCGTGGGCCTGCAACTCGCGCCGCTGCTGCTCGCCGCCGGGTACACCCCTGGCCTCGCAGCGGCGCTCACCGGCCTGCTGGGGCTGGCCGCCCTGCCGGGCCGGGTCCTGTTCGTGCCGCTGCTCTCCCGGCTGGGGGCCTTGCCGCTGACCCTACTGCTCTTCGCGGGGCTGGGGCTGGGAGCGCTACTGCTGCACTTCCCGGCGTCCCTCGCGCTCGCCGGGGTGGGCATCGTGACCTTCGGGCTGGCGAGCGGGGCCCTGACTCTGGCACGTGCCGAGGTGCTGGCGCGGCAGTACCCTGCCGAGGTCTTCGGGGCAGCAAACGGGCGGATGGCACGGCCGGTGAACCTGGCGCAGGCGGGCACGCCGCTCCTGGTGGGGTGGCTCTACACCGTTTCGAGCGGGTACGGGTGGTCCCTGACGCTGCTCGGCGTGCTCGCGGCCCTGGCGGTCTGGGTGCTCTGGGGAAACACGGTTCCGGCGGATGTGGCGTCCAGGACTTGA
- a CDS encoding WD40 repeat domain-containing protein: MTLLAGGSAGAVQVQARGSVPGGPAELVAVSGDARTVAAVSADRLGLFSPDGQRLALLSPTGRSLTSLVPAGADFLALDRGGTLVRVRDQQVTVLARDLCAFPEKTPTWPQLTYAAGTFAIRCGGEVLLGQPGAWRKLTAPPSTTFPVFSAIALSPDGRQLAASQGEKVLRYALPSLEALPTLTRVPGEDVQFMGDPVTPGAASALTFDPSGRRLAVGWGMSFAKAYNQSVTVYDLGNGQGRSLPSYPDWTERLAFSADGRFLLANGSSSPRIWDLGAWKRLPPPQKLNTYIGVRDVAWLGGNVVSASSLGALTFTPAGKQVAAYPLPQANLTVATYTADGKLLAVAGGDGQVHLIDARTGRVRWSAAAHPRLVASLRFNRAGTLLVSGDGNSSSVRFWDVLTGKSVGPTVVGVNTIAGFTPGDRELVLGGRVVPLARVLARRGEVFLGSQPGRNYRRSGSEAAGVTPAGDAVCERTPVLGNRGAGVRASLWSLKGLEQVQFGLTLPEGHSLAVATADCHTLAVSAQSIAGSGAAYRVTPLAVEVYDPGTGQKVRSWPTEGRVRSLALSPDGGQVAYLEEGRSGLVIGNVATGKQTLFPVPPVALELENVALTFRPDGKALLLGVGLQPGASLTILGLP, encoded by the coding sequence GTGACGCTGCTTGCTGGCGGAAGTGCGGGCGCCGTCCAGGTTCAGGCCCGGGGCAGCGTCCCCGGTGGCCCTGCCGAACTCGTGGCCGTGAGCGGGGATGCCCGGACCGTCGCTGCCGTCTCCGCCGACCGGCTCGGCCTGTTCAGTCCGGACGGCCAGCGCCTCGCCCTGCTGTCCCCCACAGGCCGCAGCCTGACCAGCCTGGTCCCGGCGGGCGCCGACTTCCTCGCGCTGGACCGGGGCGGGACCCTGGTGCGGGTGCGGGACCAGCAGGTCACGGTGCTGGCGCGTGATCTCTGCGCTTTCCCGGAGAAGACGCCCACATGGCCGCAACTCACCTACGCCGCCGGGACCTTCGCCATTCGTTGCGGGGGCGAGGTGCTGCTCGGTCAGCCGGGGGCATGGCGGAAGCTGACGGCGCCGCCCTCGACCACCTTCCCTGTGTTCTCGGCCATCGCCCTAAGTCCCGACGGGCGGCAACTCGCGGCCTCGCAGGGCGAGAAAGTGCTGCGCTACGCCCTGCCTTCGCTGGAGGCCCTGCCCACCCTGACCCGCGTGCCGGGGGAGGACGTCCAGTTCATGGGCGATCCCGTCACTCCAGGGGCCGCGAGCGCCCTCACGTTCGACCCGTCGGGGAGGCGGCTGGCGGTGGGCTGGGGGATGAGCTTCGCCAAGGCGTACAACCAGTCGGTCACGGTGTACGACCTCGGTAACGGACAGGGCCGCTCCCTGCCCTCCTACCCGGACTGGACCGAACGACTGGCCTTCAGCGCGGATGGCCGCTTCCTTCTGGCGAATGGGAGCAGCAGCCCGCGAATCTGGGACCTCGGGGCTTGGAAGCGCCTGCCCCCGCCGCAGAAGCTCAACACGTACATCGGCGTGCGGGATGTGGCCTGGCTCGGGGGGAACGTTGTCAGCGCCAGCAGCCTCGGTGCCCTGACGTTCACTCCAGCCGGGAAGCAGGTGGCGGCCTACCCTCTGCCACAGGCGAACCTGACCGTGGCGACCTACACCGCGGACGGCAAACTGCTGGCCGTTGCGGGTGGGGACGGGCAGGTTCACCTGATTGACGCCAGGACGGGCCGGGTGCGCTGGAGTGCGGCGGCGCATCCCCGCTTGGTGGCGAGCCTTCGCTTCAACCGTGCCGGGACGCTCCTCGTGAGCGGGGACGGCAACAGCAGTTCGGTCCGGTTCTGGGACGTTCTCACCGGGAAGTCCGTCGGCCCGACGGTCGTCGGCGTGAACACCATTGCGGGCTTCACACCCGGGGACCGGGAACTGGTGCTGGGCGGGCGCGTGGTGCCCCTGGCGAGGGTGCTGGCTCGCCGGGGCGAAGTGTTCCTGGGGAGCCAGCCGGGGCGGAACTACCGAAGGTCGGGGAGCGAGGCAGCCGGGGTGACGCCCGCTGGAGATGCCGTGTGCGAGCGGACGCCGGTTTTAGGGAACCGTGGGGCCGGGGTCCGAGCTTCCCTGTGGAGCCTGAAGGGGCTGGAGCAGGTGCAGTTCGGCCTGACCCTGCCCGAGGGCCACAGCCTGGCGGTCGCCACGGCCGACTGTCATACCCTCGCCGTCTCGGCGCAGTCCATCGCCGGGTCGGGGGCGGCCTACCGGGTCACGCCGCTGGCCGTGGAGGTGTACGACCCCGGGACGGGGCAGAAGGTGCGGAGCTGGCCGACCGAGGGACGGGTGCGCTCGCTGGCCCTCTCGCCGGACGGGGGGCAGGTGGCGTACCTCGAAGAGGGCCGATCAGGGCTGGTGATCGGGAACGTGGCGACGGGGAAGCAGACCCTCTTCCCGGTGCCGCCGGTCGCGCTGGAACTGGAGAACGTGGCCTTGACCTTCCGCCCCGACGGGAAAGCCCTGCTCCTGGGGGTGGGTCTGCAACCTGGGGCGAGCTTGACGATCCTGGGCTTGCCGTAA
- a CDS encoding M56/M15 family metallopeptidase encodes MSDFLATYLLHSTIILALTLALLRLPTFQTAFIRDAALRIALIAGLLTSALAPLHRQALPLTGPVLLHEGIARSGHHRQAAGRSETIDGERTGEVGVGPATPDAHAVDWVAVLLLGSIIFAVTRFGAAYIVVRRRYIGRVDDPHLRAHLQHLVAGSGRRGGIEVCWTRLPVPCALGTRYILLPHDVQSRLSAAELDAVLAHECAHLLRRDPLWNLGLSFLTHLLWFQPLNWVALRAWRDASEEVCDAWAAQHAPCLTLAQAILTLVQQGQPSLHGGPALLTSQAARSTHLSQRIHALIEPKETPMKRPRILILALVPSLLGAFTPPLALASTPGGKHLTVVLDAAHGGRDPGVVGLDGHLREDDVVLDIAKKVQARLEKQGVTVILTRNDETELSLQDRVRRIPSSADAFICIHVNAPRNPADQGVETFIARQEAGPSLLVESRKLADRVQAAVVASTGAKNEGVTFEDKYNFYVLRKANVPAALIEVGYMTNEREAGALQEDRYRERIAEGIARGVVER; translated from the coding sequence GTGAGTGACTTCCTCGCCACCTACCTCCTCCACAGCACCATCATCCTCGCCCTCACGCTTGCCCTCCTGCGGCTTCCAACCTTCCAAACGGCCTTCATCCGCGACGCCGCCCTGCGTATCGCCCTGATCGCCGGACTGCTCACGTCCGCCCTCGCCCCACTGCACCGCCAGGCCCTGCCGCTCACCGGGCCCGTCCTCCTCCACGAGGGCATTGCCAGGAGTGGACACCATAGGCAGGCGGCAGGACGGAGCGAAACCATCGACGGTGAGCGTACCGGTGAGGTCGGTGTCGGCCCGGCCACCCCCGATGCGCACGCTGTGGACTGGGTGGCGGTTCTTTTGCTCGGCAGCATCATCTTCGCCGTCACCCGCTTCGGTGCCGCTTACATCGTGGTGCGGCGGCGGTACATCGGCCGCGTGGACGATCCGCACCTACGAGCCCACCTTCAGCACCTCGTCGCCGGGAGCGGCCGACGCGGCGGAATCGAAGTGTGTTGGACTCGCCTGCCCGTCCCTTGTGCCCTCGGCACGCGTTACATCCTGCTGCCGCACGACGTCCAGAGCCGCCTCAGCGCCGCTGAACTCGACGCGGTCCTCGCCCATGAATGCGCGCACCTCCTGCGGCGTGATCCCCTCTGGAACCTCGGGTTGTCGTTTCTGACGCACCTCCTCTGGTTCCAGCCCCTGAACTGGGTCGCCCTGCGCGCGTGGCGCGATGCCAGCGAGGAGGTCTGCGATGCGTGGGCCGCGCAGCATGCCCCTTGCCTGACCCTCGCGCAGGCCATCTTGACGCTCGTCCAGCAGGGCCAGCCCTCCCTGCACGGCGGACCAGCGCTCCTTACCAGCCAGGCCGCGCGCAGCACGCACCTCTCGCAACGCATCCACGCCCTGATCGAACCGAAGGAGACCCCCATGAAACGACCCCGCATTCTCATCCTGGCCCTCGTTCCGTCCCTGCTGGGGGCCTTCACGCCACCGCTGGCCCTCGCCTCCACGCCGGGCGGGAAGCACCTGACGGTGGTGCTCGACGCGGCCCACGGCGGCCGTGATCCTGGCGTGGTTGGCCTGGACGGCCACCTGAGGGAAGACGATGTCGTTCTCGACATCGCTAAGAAGGTTCAAGCGCGCCTGGAGAAGCAAGGGGTCACGGTCATCCTGACGCGGAACGATGAGACCGAACTGTCCCTCCAGGACCGTGTGCGGCGGATTCCCTCGTCCGCCGACGCCTTCATCTGCATCCATGTCAATGCGCCGCGGAATCCGGCGGATCAGGGCGTGGAAACCTTTATCGCCCGTCAGGAAGCCGGTCCTTCCCTCCTCGTGGAGTCCCGCAAGCTCGCCGACCGTGTTCAAGCCGCGGTGGTAGCCTCGACGGGGGCCAAGAACGAGGGCGTCACGTTTGAGGACAAGTACAACTTCTATGTGCTGCGGAAGGCGAACGTGCCCGCTGCCCTGATTGAGGTCGGGTATATGACGAACGAGCGGGAAGCGGGGGCGCTCCAGGAGGACAGGTACCGGGAGCGGATTGCGGAAGGCATCGCCCGAGGTGTGGTGGAGAGGTAG
- a CDS encoding PQQ-binding-like beta-propeller repeat protein — MHKRFRVWGVLALLAASVGEAQLLRPQGYQGPIPVGRVDGVREVGPLWALAVDRSESGEQNVWLAGTRVLSLSKGVWQARDLATGKLVWQAADAGRVMATTDSGVLLTQKRVLTRRRASDGQVQWRVTLPTEVRDIKVQAGTLYVTTLAGMMAPNDAPGVMALDGATGKTRWQAQELEMTEFSGAVQGVAFWNAYRGEPHFPGVHAFDNATGKPLYRFGATVGPLVVGDAQVLVKDFGAPGPDDRAQLQWVDLRSGKVRRQLNLAADFQCPGGNMIQHTGNEAFYAAPFVYVLDQCGQRLRQFEATGRAAGETPQKPVRTFAAPDDGRCRLGPVGEYLLFESRAGELRLIPTTGRSPVSLNGVTMPTGTGLVIPGGGQVSRLDAWGNKVYVGRVGGSLLAYDVGTKKARYQVRLPWAGFGPTLHGGNYAVFTAPDGLAVVREP; from the coding sequence ATGCACAAACGATTCCGGGTCTGGGGCGTATTGGCCCTGCTGGCGGCTTCCGTGGGGGAAGCGCAACTGCTGAGGCCGCAGGGTTATCAGGGGCCGATCCCTGTGGGTCGCGTCGACGGTGTCCGTGAAGTGGGGCCCCTCTGGGCGCTGGCCGTGGACCGGAGCGAGTCCGGTGAACAGAACGTCTGGCTGGCGGGCACACGGGTGCTGTCCCTGTCGAAGGGCGTCTGGCAGGCGCGTGACCTCGCCACCGGGAAGCTCGTCTGGCAGGCGGCAGACGCGGGCCGAGTGATGGCGACCACGGACAGCGGCGTGCTCCTGACCCAGAAGCGCGTCCTCACCCGCCGCCGCGCCTCGGACGGTCAGGTGCAGTGGCGCGTGACCCTGCCCACCGAGGTACGCGACATCAAGGTGCAGGCGGGGACGCTGTACGTCACCACCCTGGCGGGAATGATGGCCCCGAACGACGCGCCCGGCGTCATGGCCCTGGACGGCGCGACCGGCAAGACCCGCTGGCAGGCTCAGGAACTGGAGATGACGGAGTTCAGCGGCGCGGTGCAGGGGGTCGCGTTCTGGAACGCCTACCGGGGCGAGCCGCACTTTCCAGGAGTGCACGCCTTCGACAACGCCACCGGCAAGCCGCTCTACCGCTTCGGCGCGACGGTCGGCCCGCTCGTGGTCGGGGACGCTCAGGTGCTGGTCAAGGACTTCGGCGCCCCGGGTCCAGATGACCGCGCGCAGTTGCAGTGGGTGGACCTGCGTTCTGGCAAGGTGCGCCGCCAGCTCAACCTCGCGGCGGACTTCCAGTGTCCGGGCGGCAACATGATTCAGCACACGGGCAACGAGGCGTTCTACGCGGCGCCCTTCGTGTACGTGCTGGATCAGTGCGGGCAGCGGCTGCGACAGTTCGAGGCCACGGGCAGGGCCGCAGGCGAGACGCCCCAGAAACCAGTTCGCACCTTTGCCGCCCCGGACGACGGGCGCTGCCGGCTCGGCCCGGTCGGGGAGTACCTGCTGTTCGAGAGCCGGGCTGGGGAACTGCGGCTGATTCCCACCACGGGCCGGTCGCCCGTGAGCCTGAACGGGGTGACCATGCCGACCGGAACCGGGCTGGTGATCCCGGGAGGTGGGCAGGTCTCCCGGCTGGACGCCTGGGGGAACAAGGTGTACGTCGGGCGGGTGGGCGGTTCCCTGCTGGCCTATGACGTGGGGACAAAGAAAGCCCGGTATCAGGTCCGGTTGCCCTGGGCGGGCTTCGGGCCGACCCTGCACGGCGGCAACTACGCGGTGTTCACGGCGCCGGACGGGCTCGCGGTGGTGCGGGAGCCGTAG
- a CDS encoding Clp protease N-terminal domain-containing protein produces the protein MNRYDDQARLTFHYAREEANALRHAQVGPEHLLLGLLRAEGTGRDVLLGLGADLAGMRQQVRELSPPGEATSLNDVPNITPLARRVMEVASQEARTLGAPVTSTPHILLGIVQVGQPVTRHILASLGVASQVIVDRARAAPLAAQAEMPMEDQERRPQVEALRHLLEETLSRDGTPPAGMTEDEVAALVIEGGDPSLIALFEDVVYRWVAGDSLSENRKHAVLLHLVNHALRRRD, from the coding sequence GTGAACCGTTACGACGATCAGGCCCGACTCACCTTCCACTACGCCCGCGAGGAGGCCAACGCCCTGCGGCACGCCCAGGTCGGCCCCGAGCATCTGCTCCTCGGGTTACTGCGGGCCGAGGGCACTGGCCGCGACGTGCTCCTCGGGCTGGGAGCCGACCTCGCAGGAATGCGCCAGCAGGTCAGGGAACTGAGTCCCCCGGGCGAGGCCACCTCCCTCAACGACGTGCCCAACATCACCCCGCTCGCCCGCCGGGTCATGGAGGTCGCCTCGCAGGAGGCGAGGACGCTGGGCGCCCCCGTCACGTCCACGCCTCACATCCTGCTGGGCATCGTGCAGGTCGGGCAGCCCGTCACCCGGCACATCCTCGCCTCCCTCGGGGTCGCCTCCCAGGTCATCGTGGACCGGGCGCGAGCCGCGCCTCTGGCCGCCCAGGCTGAGATGCCGATGGAGGATCAGGAGAGGAGACCACAGGTCGAGGCGCTGCGCCACCTGCTTGAAGAAACCCTGAGTCGGGATGGCACGCCGCCCGCCGGGATGACGGAGGACGAGGTGGCCGCTCTGGTGATCGAGGGTGGGGACCCCAGCCTCATCGCCCTGTTCGAGGACGTGGTGTACCGCTGGGTCGCCGGGGACAGTCTTTCCGAGAACAGGAAGCACGCCGTCTTGCTGCACCTCGTCAACCACGCCCTGCGGCGGCGGGATTGA
- a CDS encoding WD40 repeat domain-containing protein: MPQHLGLWLGLLTCTAGATSLPIERVLTGHIGWTTGAALSPDSGQLALVSRSALFLTDRATGKRVSLAGHTGPITAVTYTPDGQTLFSGGNDGTVRRWDSGTGQRRSTLQACGFVKDAPQYREQVTTLAVRSASDFVVGCAGQLQVWRGGRLVRTVPGTLAAYSPDGQRLAVADSERPLKMYDAATLKVRATLALPLLPRPIDVFTTPGSPSALAFSPDGSRLAVAFRDSMPKVENFMASVYDTGTGERVFNLGGQPDFVDGLAYSPDGQTLAATGRSSTKLYDARTGKQLRLLQPPNTRIGVLAVAWTPDGRNVIATSVKKGAEVLDLTGQVRQTYTVPDDSVMALAWNPAGTLLATGARDGRIQLWKGTSPARGWAAHPEGVNDLSFSPDGTRLASGGQDAFLRLWDTRGQPVTALGLKSNGVGWPQFSRDGGTLLFGDWVGLFAVRTARLTRQPNWSIQPVEAALYKQGGQAAYNDPQRWVALTGGAYWQFKSSGGSTFALRLLPDGRTVRELSAASGGAALSQFDSVTGRLTKTILTAPKFGDLYAAGFSPDGRRFASGRADGSTEVWAVDQRLGLQRLMSFPGEGTVDQTVFSPDGRLLAALHGDSVNVFDLEKGVEVGSYRGLSASTRAVAFNSAGTLLAVGSGTTERGGTVTVLRLR; encoded by the coding sequence ATGCCACAACATCTGGGCCTGTGGTTGGGCCTCCTGACCTGTACAGCGGGTGCCACGTCCCTGCCCATCGAGCGGGTCCTCACCGGCCACATCGGCTGGACCACCGGCGCTGCCCTTTCTCCGGACAGTGGACAACTCGCCCTGGTTTCCCGCTCCGCCCTCTTCCTCACCGACCGCGCCACCGGGAAGCGAGTGAGCCTGGCCGGGCACACCGGCCCCATCACCGCCGTCACCTACACCCCCGACGGTCAGACGCTCTTCTCCGGGGGCAACGACGGCACCGTCCGCCGCTGGGACTCGGGGACAGGCCAACGCCGCTCCACCCTGCAAGCCTGCGGCTTCGTGAAGGACGCCCCGCAGTACCGCGAGCAGGTCACCACCCTGGCCGTCCGCTCTGCCTCGGACTTCGTGGTCGGCTGCGCCGGGCAGCTTCAGGTGTGGCGGGGGGGCCGCCTGGTCCGCACCGTCCCGGGCACGCTCGCCGCCTACAGCCCCGACGGGCAGCGGCTGGCGGTCGCGGACAGCGAGAGGCCCCTGAAGATGTACGACGCGGCGACCCTCAAGGTGCGGGCGACCCTGGCGCTGCCTCTTCTCCCGCGGCCCATCGACGTGTTCACCACGCCTGGCTCCCCCAGCGCCCTCGCCTTCTCACCGGACGGCTCGCGCCTCGCAGTGGCCTTCAGGGACTCCATGCCCAAGGTCGAGAACTTCATGGCCTCCGTGTACGACACCGGCACGGGCGAGAGGGTGTTCAATCTGGGGGGACAGCCCGACTTCGTGGACGGCCTCGCCTACAGCCCGGACGGCCAGACCCTCGCCGCCACCGGACGCAGCAGCACCAAGCTCTACGACGCGAGGACAGGCAAGCAACTGCGCCTCCTTCAGCCTCCGAACACCCGCATCGGTGTGCTCGCCGTGGCGTGGACACCCGATGGCCGCAACGTGATCGCCACGAGTGTCAAGAAGGGGGCCGAGGTGCTCGACCTGACCGGCCAGGTGAGGCAGACCTACACGGTCCCAGACGACTCGGTGATGGCGCTCGCCTGGAACCCGGCCGGAACGCTGCTGGCGACGGGAGCGCGGGACGGCCGCATCCAGCTCTGGAAGGGAACAAGCCCAGCCCGGGGCTGGGCGGCCCACCCCGAGGGCGTGAACGACCTGAGCTTCTCGCCGGATGGCACGCGCCTGGCCTCGGGCGGGCAGGACGCCTTCCTGCGCCTGTGGGACACGCGGGGCCAGCCGGTCACCGCGCTGGGGCTGAAGTCCAACGGGGTCGGCTGGCCGCAGTTCTCCCGGGACGGTGGAACGCTGCTGTTCGGCGACTGGGTCGGGCTCTTCGCCGTCCGCACCGCGAGGCTCACCCGGCAGCCGAACTGGTCCATCCAACCCGTCGAGGCGGCGTTGTACAAGCAGGGAGGTCAGGCCGCCTACAACGATCCCCAGCGGTGGGTGGCCCTGACAGGTGGGGCGTACTGGCAATTCAAATCCTCAGGCGGCAGCACGTTTGCCCTGCGGCTGCTGCCCGATGGCCGCACGGTGCGGGAACTGTCCGCGGCATCGGGAGGGGCGGCGCTGAGCCAGTTCGACTCGGTGACGGGGAGGCTGACCAAAACCATCCTGACGGCTCCGAAGTTCGGAGACCTGTACGCCGCGGGTTTCAGCCCGGACGGCCGCCGTTTTGCCTCGGGCCGTGCGGACGGCAGCACCGAGGTCTGGGCCGTGGATCAACGCCTGGGCCTCCAGCGGCTCATGTCCTTTCCGGGAGAGGGCACCGTGGACCAGACAGTGTTCAGCCCGGATGGGCGACTGCTCGCCGCCCTACACGGGGACAGCGTGAACGTGTTCGACCTGGAGAAGGGGGTGGAGGTGGGGAGCTACCGGGGCTTGAGCGCCTCGACGCGGGCAGTAGCCTTCAACTCGGCGGGCACCTTGCTCGCCGTGGGCAGCGGCACGACGGAGCGCGGCGGAACGGTCACGGTGCTGCGGCTGAGGTGA
- a CDS encoding BlaI/MecI/CopY family transcriptional regulator, whose protein sequence is MARPPHPGPTERELTLLKILWRFGPSTIKQILAAFPHTPKPAHTSIQTNLQGMLDKGYVTRYPGQPSHLYAAAISQEEVEQHAVKDLIGRVFDGSALRLMTTAITQGQASPEEIERLQALLDERAKRE, encoded by the coding sequence ATGGCCCGACCCCCACACCCCGGCCCCACGGAACGCGAACTCACCCTCCTCAAGATTCTCTGGCGGTTTGGCCCCTCCACCATCAAACAGATCCTCGCCGCCTTCCCCCACACCCCCAAACCCGCTCACACCTCCATCCAGACCAACCTGCAAGGCATGCTGGACAAGGGCTACGTCACCCGCTATCCCGGCCAGCCCAGCCACCTTTACGCCGCCGCCATCAGCCAGGAAGAAGTCGAACAACACGCCGTCAAGGACCTGATCGGGCGCGTCTTCGACGGTTCAGCCCTCCGCCTCATGACCACCGCCATTACCCAGGGTCAGGCCAGCCCCGAAGAAATCGAACGGCTCCAGGCACTCCTCGACGAGCGGGCGAAGCGTGAGTGA
- a CDS encoding PQQ-binding-like beta-propeller repeat protein, translating to MPSTPVPRRARCAALIGLLLTCGWGRAGGAGPQPVFPAAVRPVVTSPVAPRVATDDRQVYLMSEGQVRAYDPTLRQERWSAPLTSFGSLAVGNGLVLADDGFARLHAYDARTGRRVWTAPAPRPLTWGGRAPVSTPLRFLQRAGDVVLGATVDDVRAWDARTGQPRWQVGAGDPLGPFAVDDGVAVFGARTGIEGYSQGVKVSTGRTVWSSREGGEPLRVAGGRVFGYGRGYVVNVAEVRSGRTITVRYTFPALVGARNLSHPYVHDAQVCAEGTLRGARHVQCLPRTAGRYVRGDRALLTALRPETSPSRPVWEVQTRQVLRTVDGTWLLGGSRPVRLSLPRATPLPRGCSVETVFAEAGPSAVFSACAAFGPGRLAVVDLRRARVVQLIRAAGEVQGAWRVGAHLVVMTDKAVLSVPAP from the coding sequence ATGCCCTCTACTCCGGTTCCGCGGCGGGCCCGCTGCGCGGCCCTGATTGGGCTTCTCCTGACCTGCGGCTGGGGAAGGGCGGGCGGTGCCGGACCCCAGCCGGTCTTTCCCGCCGCGGTGCGCCCGGTCGTCACGTCACCTGTGGCCCCGCGCGTCGCCACGGACGACCGCCAGGTCTACCTGATGTCGGAGGGCCAGGTCCGGGCCTACGATCCCACCCTGCGCCAGGAACGCTGGTCGGCGCCGCTGACCTCCTTCGGAAGCCTCGCCGTGGGGAATGGGCTGGTGCTCGCCGACGACGGCTTCGCGCGCCTGCACGCCTACGACGCCCGGACGGGCAGGCGAGTCTGGACGGCGCCCGCGCCCCGCCCCCTCACCTGGGGAGGCCGGGCGCCCGTCAGCACGCCGCTGCGTTTCCTGCAACGGGCGGGGGACGTGGTGCTGGGCGCGACGGTGGACGACGTGCGTGCCTGGGATGCCCGGACAGGCCAGCCGCGCTGGCAGGTGGGAGCCGGTGACCCCCTCGGTCCTTTCGCCGTGGATGACGGAGTCGCGGTCTTCGGCGCCCGCACGGGCATCGAGGGGTACAGCCAGGGCGTGAAGGTCTCCACCGGGCGCACGGTCTGGTCCAGCCGGGAGGGGGGCGAACCTCTGCGCGTGGCGGGCGGGCGAGTGTTTGGATACGGCCGGGGATATGTCGTCAACGTGGCGGAAGTGCGCAGCGGGCGCACCATCACCGTCCGTTACACCTTCCCGGCCCTGGTGGGGGCCCGCAACTTGAGCCACCCGTACGTACACGACGCGCAGGTCTGCGCCGAGGGGACGCTGCGGGGAGCCCGGCACGTGCAGTGCCTGCCCCGCACGGCGGGCCGGTACGTGCGGGGGGACCGCGCCCTGCTCACGGCCTTACGCCCCGAAACCTCGCCGTCCCGCCCAGTGTGGGAGGTGCAGACACGGCAGGTCCTCCGTACGGTGGACGGGACCTGGCTCCTGGGAGGCTCGCGGCCCGTGCGCCTGTCGTTGCCGAGGGCGACGCCGCTGCCCCGTGGCTGCTCGGTCGAGACGGTGTTCGCCGAGGCCGGACCCTCCGCGGTCTTCTCAGCCTGCGCGGCGTTCGGGCCTGGGCGGCTGGCTGTGGTGGACCTCCGTCGCGCCCGGGTGGTGCAGCTCATCCGGGCGGCGGGTGAAGTACAGGGGGCATGGCGGGTGGGCGCGCACTTGGTGGTGATGACGGACAAGGCAGTGCTGAGCGTGCCTGCCCCCTGA